In Betaproteobacteria bacterium, the sequence CGAAAAGCCAGCTCACCGTAGAGATCGGCCATTGCAACACTTTCGCCAAGCCTTACGCGGGATTGTTCAATGATGATCTTACGAATTACAACACCGGAATCTTCCGGTACGCCTCCGATAAACATGGGGAATGCGACCAGCCGATTTGCTGAAATATCGGCACCAGAAACGCTCGCAAGAGTAATTTGATAAGAACCTTTGCCAAGTAATGAAAGCGGGGATGCGATCCGTACCTCCGCAATGCTGCTATCTGACGACTCTCCGATATGAACCCCGGACAATTTAAGGCGCGGACTCGGAAACAAAACTACGGATACATGGTCGATTTTCACCGGGGCCCTGAGTAACCGTGATGCTGATGACTCGATTCCAGGCTTGAACTGCTCGTACGGGTAAAAAAGAACCGTACAAACAAGGACGCCCAATACAGCAACAACAAACCACATCATCATGCGTCCGCGAGATACACCCCGCTTAAACCGGCGAGACTCGGAATCTGTTTTTTTTTCGGTCAGTACAGTAGTTGACTGGAATGCCTCGCTCTCGGCAAAAGATGATACTGGAAGAACCGGCTTGCCAAACGAAGAGAAATTACGGGTAACGCCATCGTCTTTGGTCGACTCACTAGCGAGCGACTTCGGTCCAAAAGTCGAAAACTGGGACATGACAGAATGATCACCTTGTGGAGCACCTCCATTGGCAGCCTTTTTGCCCTCCTCCCAAATTGATACAGCCTCTACCGTGGGGGCTATGAAGCCCCCCTCCTCCAACTCCCGCAAAGCCGACTCAACCAGTCGAGGATTTCCGATCTTTGAGGTCAATTCCTCAACACTCATTTTTCCGTCAACTTGAACCAGCACCATGCGTAAATTACGCTGGACGACGCGCGTACTTTGGCGAACTGCCTCGTCACCAATCGGCGTTTTTGCAAAAACTAAATTAGGATCCATAAACCAATATTTTTCTTCTTGAAAACCACAAGATGCTTGACCAGAGTGGATTCTACTCCTATAATATTGCCTCTGTTCCTCGATAGCTCAGTTGGTAGAGCGCCGGACTGTTAATCCGTAGGTCCCTGGTTCGAGCCCAGGTCGGGGAGCCAAAAAATTCTGTTGTAATTCTTGCACATAGCCAATCCTCCGGGGTTGGCTTTTTGCATTTTGGGGCACCTATAGACGGAAAGTCCGTGGGTCGGTATTGGGGTGAGTGGCGGGCCGCGCTAAGAAGCCCGAATCCAACGTCAGCATGAATGCACAAACTATGCTCTCCATGTATGGCGCTTTCATTGCGAACGGCAATCCAAAGACATAGACTGGTACTTTTCCATGTATCCATAGCCCCGTATTACTTGGACGGGGGACAGTTCAGCTAAAAGACGACAAATGAAAACGATTAGCTTTGTGAATATGAAGGGTGGTGTTGACGCTCGTTGAAAACTGACCAGAAAAGCGAGGTTGTGCGCGCTGAAAATTGACCAGGGTGATTAACTAGTCCGCTCATTTTTTGAGCAGGATTTTAGGAGATGATCACCATGAAGGATCTGGGAAGGATTCGGCGGTTGTTTTACCGGGATGGCGTGTCGCTATCCGAGATTTCGAGGAAGACGGGGTATAGCCGGAACACCGTCAAGCGTTGGTTACGGACGCCGGAAGGCACGGAGCCGAAGTACGAACGGGAGAACCCGAACGTCAAGATTGCGCCCTATGCGGCGCGACTCATCAAGGCGCTGGAAACGGATGCTCGGCGCCCGAAACGGGATCGGCGTACGGCGCTGAAACTCTTTGGTGAATTGCAGGCGGCCGGATTTACGGGCACCTACTGCCGGGTCACTGAGTTCATCCGGCGCTGGCGTTCCGATGGTGGCGCGGCGGTCAGCAAAGCCTTCGTTCCGCTCCACTTTGAATTAGGCGAAGCCTTCCAGTTCGACTGGAGCGAAGAGCATTTGGTGATCGGTGGTGTCTGGCGCAAGATTCTCGCCTCGCATCTGAAGTTCTGTGCCAGTCGGGCCTTTGTGGTTCAGGCCTACCCGACGCAAGGCCACGAAATGCTGTTTGATGCCCATACCGTTGAATGCCAGCGCCATTGATGTCCTTGGGCAACTTGGAACAGAAGGTGAGTTTGAGCATCTGTTTGTCAATCGCACCTATCGCAAAGAGAACCCGAATTACGGCAAGCCCTACACAACAATCATGAAGGTATGGTCAAGGTTGCGTAAGGCTGCCGGACTGCCGCATCTTCGTTTGCACGATTTACGCCATCAATACGCCAGTTTCTTGGTGAATTCAGGCCGAACCCTGTACGAAGTTCAGCAAATCCTGGGGCATTCTGACCCTAAAATTACCATGAGGTACTCTCATCTGAGCTCAAAGGCACTGCAGGATGCCGCCAACAGCGCTTCAATCATCATCAAGGGCGCATCTCAGGTGCCGGCGGTGGCGGAGTAGCTGGCTCGACTCCGGGACGGGTGCAGTTTGCCCGCCTTGGGGCCGGGTTTGGCGCAGGCTTGGCGACTGCGGGAGCGGCATGATGAGGCCCTATCTTTGCCCCACGGTGCCCACAGGCGGCGCGGACGGAGGTCGGGTTCGCGGTGTGTGAAGAGTCTGAGGGTGAGTATCGGCGCCGTTCGGGGCAGGTTCGCGAAAAACGTCGATATTCGATTGATTCGCTTCGGGAAATATTGCGGGATGCAGGGATTCGCGCCGGTCAAGTTCGGGATAGGCTCGGCTACGGCTGGCGGCCGAAAATGGCTGGTGGAGTTGCTTGTGCTGCATCGGTTAACGGGGCCGACCCGTCGTGGTTCGTTCTTCTGTTAATCCGTAGGTCCCTGGTTCGAGCCCAGGTCGGGGAGCCAGAATACATCAAAAAGCCCAGCCCATTTGGCCGGGCTTTTTGTTTTTCAGCCAATGAATTCAGCATTCGAAAACGTCCATTTGAGTAGATATTTCCTGATATTCGACAATGATAACATCATCGCCAGCCACTTATTCCTGTGCTGGTAATGATGAAAATAAGCAAGCTAATCGTGGGCAATTTCCTCGGTTCGTGAAATAGTTCGCTGACTCGCCCTCGGACATCCTCTAGTTTACGTAATCATTATGGAGAAAAGAGGAATCGTGATGTCCTATTTCACGCAGGACAACCTCAGCGCCCTTGAGGCGACTGCGACGACGGCTGCAGCCTATCTGGATGCATGCGACTCTGGCGCCCGTTTTGTCCGACTTGACCCCGCCTATTACTGTGCCTGCGGGCGACTATTGGTCAAAATATTGTCGCTGGTAGACGCGAGCAAGAATTTTCCAACGCTTCTGGAACAATCCGCCGCAGTTCGGGAAGTTGTCGATTCCATTCAGATTGGACGGCGTATCGACCTCAACTCAAGAGTGTTTTATCCCGAACTTGCGGTTCTCCTCAATCGCGTTGCAGCGACTTGATGGCGATTAAAGGAAGCACACGTCCATCTTGAAGTTTTGCAGGGCGATGGTCACTCCCCTCGCCTGGCAGTGAATTATTGCTGACAAGAAACTTTTCCATTTTTGATCTATCTACTTGTTCAGTAATGTTCAGGCGCCGATAATCGGCGTCCAGACAGCAGACTCCCTCCTTGTCAGTCGCCATTGAATTGTCCGCCATGCAAAATGAAACCCTTAGGCCGGAACTGACGCCTGTAGGTCTTGCCGATTTCACGCCAAACATCACCCAAAGTACGCTGAAGCATAGTGACGGCACGCTAGTGGACAAGTACGGACGGCGAATCACCTACGTTCGCCTGTCGATTACCGACCGCTGCGATTTTCGCTGCACTTATTGCATGGCCGAGGAAATGACCTTTCTGCCCCGCAGCGAGGTGATGAGTCTGGAGGAGTGCTTGCGCGTTGCCGAAGTGTTCGTTGGCCTTGGCGTCAACAAGCTCCGCGTTACCGGCGGTGAGCCGCTGGTACGCAAGGACGCGACGTGGCTTATCGAACGACTGGGCGCCCTGCCCGGACTTGATGCGCTGGTATTGACCACCAACGGTTCCCAGCTCGACCGATTCGCAGCGCCTTTGAAGGCGGCTGGCGTCAAGCGCATCAATATCAGTCTGGATTCACTGAATCCGGAGCGCTTCAGGAAAATCACCCGGATCGGTGACCTGTCCAAGGTACTGCATGGCATTGAGGCGGTACGCAAGGTTGGCTTCCAGCGAACCAAGCTGAATACCGTCATGATGCGCGGCATCAACGACGACGAGTTTGTTGACCTGGTTCATTTTGCAATTGCCCACGAGCTTGATATCTCCTTCATTGAGGAAATGCCGCTAGGGGAAATTCAAGGGCGTGCCAATACCTATATCTCCTCGGAAGAAACGCGCCAGATCTTGTCCCGCCATTTCGAACTGATTCCATCCGCTGAAAATTCGGGCGGCCCTGCCCGTTACTGGCGAACACCGGGTAGTGAATCGCGGATTGGATTCATTTCGCCGCACAGTCACAATTTTTGCGATACGTGCAACCGGGTACGGATAACCGCCAAGGGAGAACTGTATCCATGTCTCGGTCAGAATGATGCCTCCAATCTGTTGCCCAGTCTTCGTGCCAGCGACGACAACACCGGCGTACGGCAGGCGATTATCGACAGTATGGGCATCAAACCTTTCGGCCATGACTTCACGCAGCAGATGAATGCTCCGCAGGTGGTTCGCTTCATGTCAATGACGGGCGGTTAGAAAAGGCCTTTACCGAAGACCACCGGGAATATCGGATTTCCCGGTCACAGATCAGCTTTTGAATTTCTCGAATAATTTCCGGTTGACCGTAGCAATCAGCAGCGGGGGCAATTTGCCGCTTGCAGCAGCTGATATCTCCACCAGCCCTAATAATTCGATCCATTAAAGCAAAAAGGCGGCCCATTGGGCCGCCCTTTTACTTATTCGCGCCTGCACCCGAGAGGGCTGGCTGCAATTTCAATAATGCGTGATTACAGACCGCGAACCGCGCGCTTGCGTTCGATTTCTGTCAGGTAACGCTTGCGCAGACGAATCGACTTCGGCGTCAGTTCGACCAGTTCGTCTTCTTCGATGAATTCAACAGCGGCTTCCAGGCTAAGCTGAACAGCCGGGACCAAGCGAACGGCTTCGTCAGTGCCCGAAGCACGAACGTTGGTCAGCTGCTTGCCCTTGATCGGGTTAACCACGAGGTCGTTTTCACGGCTGTGGATACCGATGATCATGCCTTCGTACAACTTGTCGCCCGGCACAACGAACATACGGCCACGATCCTGCAGCTTCCACAAGGCGTAAGCAACGGCTTCGCCGTTATCCTGTGAGATCAGCACCCCATTGCGGCGCTCGGCGACGTTGCCATCTTTGACCGGTGCGTATTCGTCGAAGACGTGGCTCATCAGGCCGTTACCACGGGTCAAGTTCATGAACTCGCCCTGGAAGCCGATCAGCCCACGCGCCGGAATACGGTATTCGATACGGACGCGACTGCGGCCGTCCGGCACCATGTCCGTCAGGTCGCCCTTGCGTTGGCCAAGGCTTTCCATAACGCCGCCCTGAGTGTCTTCTTCGACGTCAACCGTCAGCAACTCATACGGTTCGCATTCAACTCCTTTGATCGTCTTCTTGACGACGCGCGGACGGCCAACAGCCAGCTCATAGCCTTCGCGACGCATGTTTTCGAGCAGGATGCCGAGGTGCAGTTCGCCACGACCGGAAACGTCGAACACGTCACCGTTACCCGTGTCATGCACGCGCAGGGCCATATTAGTCAGCAATTCCTTGTGCAGACGATCGCGGATCTGGCGACTGGTCACAAACTTGCCTTCAGTACCGGCTAGCGGGCTGGTATTAACCATGAACTGCATGGACAGCGTCGGCTCGTCGATCTTCAGCAGCGGCAACGATTCCGGGTTTTCCGGATCGGTCACGGTACAGCCCAGCACCAGGTCTTCAATACCGGTGATCTGCACGATATCGCCAGCGTGGCCTTCTTCGAGTTCGATCTTGTTCAGGCCCTTGTAGCCGAAAACCTGGCCAATCTTGGCCTTGATCGGGGTGCGCTCGTGTTCGGCAGCTTCTTCTTCGGTGCCGAACATGACCAGCACATTCTGGCCGGTCTTGACCTTGCCCCGATTGATCTTGCCGACGCCTATACGACCCACGTAGGACGAGTAATCGAGGGCGGTAATCTGCAGTTGCAACGGCGCTTCGATGTCGGTATCCGGTGCCGGCACGTGACGAAGAATCGTATCGAACAGCGGAATCATGTTTTCGCGCGGCTGATCCAGTTCCATTGCGGCCCAGCCATTGAGGCCGGAAGCGTAAACGATCGGGAAATCCAGCTGCTCGTCGGTGGCACCCAGCTTGTCAAACAGGTCAAACGTCAGATTGACGGCCTGATCAGGATCTGCGCCATCGCGGTCAACCTTGTTAACCAGCACGATCGGGCGCAGGCCGAGGGCCAGTGCCTTTTTGGTGACGAAACGGGTTTGCGGCATCGGGCCTTCGGCAGCATCGACCAGCAGCACCACGCCATCAACCATGCCCAGCACGCGCTCGACTTCACCACCGAAGTCCGCGTGTCCCGGCGTATCAACGATGTTGATGTGTACGCCTTCGTACTCGACCGCAGTGTTCTTGGAAAGAATCGTGATGCCACGCTCTTTTTCCAGGTCGTTGGAGTCCATGACGCACTCGACCAGTTGCTGGTGAGCGGCGAAAGTGCCGGACTGGCGGAGCAGCTGGTCAACCAGGGTGGTTTTGCCGTGGTCAACGTGAGCGATGATGGCGATGTTGCGAATCGGACGAGCGGACATGGGAAGGCCTGAAAAATCAAAGGCGTGATTCTATCACTGATGGTGCGCCGCAACATCACCGCACGAGCATTTATCCTTCTTTATTTCGCATGAAATCAGCGGTATGGAAGAAATTATCCAGTAATTTCTTGCTCAACGTTTTTTCAATGCCGACATCCTCCATGGCGAGAACCATGCAGGCCACCCACTGATCACGTTCAGCGATACCGATTTCAAAAGGCATGTGCCGACCACGCAGGCGCGGATGGCCAAATTTTTCGACGAACAAATCGGGGCCGCCCATCCAGCCGGACAGGAACATGTAAAGCTTGTCGCGGGAACCCGCCAAATTGGCCGGGTGCATAGCGCGAATGCCCTGGAACTGGGGTACGGTGTCCATCAATTCATAAAAGCGGTCGCAGAGTTTGCCGACGACAGCATCGCCGCCGATTTTTTCATACGTGGTAGTCGTGTTTTCCATACGTGCTTCCGACACTTCGATTTAAGGTTTACGTCCTGATGGGCGACCGCGTAGTGGCGTCGCCGGCTTGCCCGGTCGGGCCAACGGCTGCCCAGGCTGGCGAACCGGACGTTGCCCGACGCGCGGCGTAGCGCCGGTTTTTTGGTTTTGGGCGGTTTTTTCCGGTTGACCGTAGGACTTGCCCGGCACACCAGCCGGTTGCCAAGCGGGGATCAACTGCTTCTTGCCATTGCCGATCAGATCCGAGCGCCCCATTTCCTTCAGCGCTTCACGCAGCATCGGCCAGTTGACCGGGTCATGGTAACGCAGGAAAGCCTTGTGCAACTTGCGTTGGCGGCCGTTGCGGACGGTGCCGACGATCTCGCTGCTGCGCGTCACCTTGCGTAACGGATTGCGTTCGCTGTGATACATCGTCGTCGCCATGGCCATCGGCGTCGGGATGAAATTTTGCACCTGATCGAGGCGGAAATTGTTCTTTTTCAGCCATAGCGCCAAGTTCAACATGTCTTCGTCTTCAGTACCGGGGTGGGCCGCAATGAAATACGGGATCAGGTACTGCTCCTTGCCCGCCTCGCGGGAGAAGCGGTCGAATAGCTGCTTGAAACGGTCGTAGGAGCCGATGCCCGGCTTCATCATCTTGGATAGGGGCCGCTCTTCGGTATGCTCGGGCGCAATTTTCAAGTAACCGCCAACGTGATGCGTAACCAGCTCCTTGATATATTCCGGCGAGCGAACGGCGAGGTCATAACGCAGGCCGGAGCCGATTAGCACCTTTTTGACCCCCTTGACCTCCCGAGCCTTGCGATACAGCGAGATCAGCTTGCTGTGATCCGTATTCAGGTTCTCGCAAATATCCGGGTAGACACAGGACAGTCTGCGGCAGGCCGATTCGATTTTCTCGTCCTTGCAGGTCAGGTGAAACATGTTGGCCGTCGGGCCGCCGAGATCGGAAACGATACCGGTGAAGCCCGGCGTCTTGTCGCGCATTTCCTCGATTTCACGTATGACCGAATCTTCGGAACGGCTCTGGATGATGCGACCTTCGTGCTCGGTGATCGAACAGAAGGTGCAGCCGCCAAAGCAGCCGCGCATGATGTTGACCGAGAAACGGATCATTTCCCAGGCGGGTATCTTGGCGTCACCGTAGGATGGATGTGGCCGGCGGGCATAGGGCAACTCGTAGACACCGTCGAGCTCTTCGGTGGTCAGCGGGGTGGGCGGCGGATTCAGCCAGACATCGCGTTCGCCGTGGGCCTGAACCAGCGCACGGGCGTTGCCGGGATTTGATTCGAGGTGGAAAGTACGCGACGCATGGGCATAAAGCACCGGGTCGTCCTTGACCTGTTCGTACGACGGCAGGCGAATCACCGTATGGGCGCGACGTTCACGACGACCAGCCAACCTTTCCTCGCGGGATACGATGCGCACTGTGTGTTCACCCGGTGGTGGTGCTGGCTTGGTCGTTGGCGCAGAGCTGCCAGTATCCATGGCGTACGGGTCGGCATGCTTGACCAGCGCTCCCGGCGTATCGACCGAGGTCGAATCCATCGCCTCCCAGTCATCCGATGGCAACCAGCCGGTCGGCACCATGAACCCCGTGCCGCGCAGATCGCGAATCTCGTTAATTTTCTCGCCCTTGGCCAGACGGTGGGCCAATTCGACGATGGCCCGCTCGGCATTGCCGAAGAACAACATATCGGCCTTGGAGTCAGGCAGTACCGAGCGACGAACCTTGTCCGACCAGTAATCGAAATGCGCGATGCGGCGCAGACTGGCTTCGATCGACCCCACAATCACGTTGCAACCGGGGAAAGCTTCGCGGCAGCGCTGGGCATAAACGGTGACCGCCCGGTCCGGCCGCTTGTTGGGCTCACCATTCGGCGTGTAGGCGTCATCCGAGCGAATCTTGCGATCAGCCGTATAACGATTGACCATCGAATCCATGTTGCCGGCGGTGACGCCGAAGAAAAGATTCGGTTTTCCCAGCTTTTTGAAGTCGACCGCGGAATTCCAGTCTGGCTGACAAAGAATGCCCACGCGAAAGCCTTGCGCTTCGAGCAAACGCCCAATCAATGCCATGCCGAAACTGGGATGGTCAATATAAGCGTCGCCGGTCACCAGAATGATGTCGCACGAATCCCAGCCGAGCGTATCCATTTCGGCGCGGGACATGGGCAGGAAAGGGGCGGGACCGAAGCGGTGCGCCCAGAATTTGCGATAGCTGAAGAGCGGACGCGTGACTTGCTGATTTGAATCCATGCAATATTTTACCCGAGTGTGCCGAGGGGCATGGCATACTTGGTTCTTACCCAAAAGCCCAAATCCCTTGCGCGATGATGAATCTTCCCACCCGCGAACAGGCCGGTGTACTTATTGTTTCCGTCAGCGGTCGAATTGACCACATCACAAGCGAAGAGTTCACTCAAGCACTTGATCCCCTGCTCGATCATTGTGCTGAAAGCCAACCCTCCCTCCTTCTCGACTTTTCCGGCGTCGACTACATTAGCAGCGCCGGCCTGCGTGTCCTGATGATGGCTTCTCGCCGCTCGAAAGTGCAAAAAGGCACATTTGCCATCGCGGCGTTGCAACCCATGGTTCAGGAAGTCTTTGCGATCAGTCGCTTCAACTTGATCGTGCCGTGTTATGCCAGCGTCGAGTCTGCCTGCAAAGTTATCGGATCATGAAGCAGGTGATTTTCTGGGGGACACGCGGTTCGCTGCCGGTCTCCCTGTCTCACCGTGATGTTCGCGAAAAAATTGTTGCAGCTTTGACTGCAGCCAATGGCAAAACGTTCAAAAATCGGGAAGCACTGGACGAGTTTGTGAATAATCTGCCGTTTTCGGTAGCAGGCACCTTTGGCGGAAACTCTTCTTGCGTGGAGATCGTGGGTGACGGCCCGGAACATTTTATCTGCGACATGGGGAGTGGCGCCCGCCCCCTCGGCCAGGCCAAAATTGCCCGCTTCGGTGTTCCCAATCCGCAAACCTATCATATCTTCATCTCCCACCTGCACTGGGATCACTTGATGGGTTTCCCGTATTTCGCACCGATGTACATTCCGGGAAACCGCATTGTCGTTCATGGCTGCCATTCGCATCTGGCGCAGGCAATTCGCCAGCAAATGCAGGCACCAAACTTCCCGGTTGACTATTCGCAGGCAGGGGCCACGATCGAATTTGACCTCATGAAGCCGGACGAGACCCGTTATATCGCCGGACTGAACATCACGCCCACACTGCAAAGGCATGCGGGTGACTCCTACGGATTCCGATTCGAGAGCCTGGATCGGACGGTGGTCTATTCAACCGACTCCGAGCACACGCTGGATAATTCGGCCGAATATGAAAAATTCAGGCAATTTTTCGACAAGGCCGATCTGGTCGTTTTCGATGCGATGTACTCACTGGCCGAAGCCGTTTCCGTCAAGGCGGACTGGGGGCATTCCAGCAACATCGTTGGCGTCGAGCTTTGTCAGGCGGCGTCAGTCAAGCGGCTTGCCCTCTTCCACCATGAACCTGTCCATGACGACAAGCAGCTCGCCCGCCTCGCCATCGAAACGCGTCGGCTTGAGCAAATTACCCGTGGCGGCCATGCACCGCTCGACATCATTTCTGCCTACGACGGGCTGACCATCAACCTGTGACGCCAATGGCCGGCCTGCCCCTCGCCCTAATCCGGGCCGGACATGGTCGGGCCTTGCCGTTTCTGTTGCTGATCGTCGGCGCCACGTTGTTATATTTCATTGAGCAAACACCATTGCTCAGCATTCGCGAAGCACTGTTTGACCAATATCAGCGCACGATGCCCAGGGCCAGAGACAGCGAGCCGGTCATCGTGGTCGGCATCGATAGCCAAAGCCTGGTCAAATATGGCCAATGGCCCTGGTCCCGTGACATCGTCGCTCAGTTGGTCGACCGGGTTCAGGCAGGAAGGCCACTCGCAATCGGGATCGATATCGTTTTTTCCGAACGGGATCGTTACAGCCCGGCGCTTCTCGGTGCGCTGATTCCCGGACTTTCGCAAAACGATCTGGCGGCACTGCCTGACCCTGACGAGCTGCTGGCCAAAGCGTTGGCCGGGCCACCCACCGTACTGGCCGTTGTCGGCCTGAGCAAACCACTTCCCGGTTCGACGCAACCGGCACGGCCACTACCCGAATTTATCCAGAACACCCGCCTCACCCAGGCCGTTCCTCAATATCTCGGCGCCCTCACCAGTCTTCCGATCCTGGAAATGGCGGCAGCCGGGGAAGGCGTGATCAATGCCAGCCCGAGCGTACTGCAATCGAACAGTGAACACGGCGTATTGCGGCAAGTCCCGACATTCGCCTTTATCAACCAGTTGCCATTTCTGTCCCTGCCGCTTGAAATGGTTCGGCTGGCACTTGGCGAGGGCGGCCAGGTAGTCCCGGAAAACGGTCCGCATGGCATGAGTGCCATTCGTATAGGAGACTATCGGCTACCCACGCAAGCCAATGGTGAGCTATTGCTGCATTTCGGCCGAGCATCTTCAAATTATTACCTTTCTGCGGCCGATGTTCTGGCCGGCGTGCATCCACCCGAACTCTTTGCATCCCGCTTTGTCATCATCGGATTCAATAGCACCGGCCAGCAAGACCGGATCGTCACACCGCTCGGTGAAAGTCTGCCCGGTGTCGATATTCACGCCCAGGTCGTCGAAAGCCTGCTCAGCGGCCAAGCACTGAAGCGTCCCTACTGGATGCCATACGCCGAAATGGCCACGCTGTTGCTCGGCGGCCTGATTCTGATTGCTACCACGCCGGTACTCCGTCCACGTTATGCCGTCTTCAGTTTTGGAGCATTGAGCCTGCTCATCGTGGCTGGCGGCTACCTCGCCTTTTATGTTGGCGAATGGGTGTTTGATGGCAGCTCGCAAGCGCTTCTGCTCAGCCCGGTGTTCATTTCATTGTTGGGAAATACGCTGGTAGCGGCCGATGCCCGGCGCAAAAACGCGGAATTGCAATTGCAGAACAGTCGTGAGGAGGCAGCCCGCATTTCCGGCGAACTGGACGCCGCCCGGCGCATACAAATGGGGCTGTTGCCAAACCCTGCAACGATCTTTGCCGGTGAACAACGTTTTGCCATTGGCGCCCTGCTCGAACCGGCCAGCGCTATCGGTGGCGACTACTACGACTGTTTCATGCTTGACGAGCAGCGCCTTTGTCTGGCGATCGGCGATGTTTCCGGCAAGGGGGTGCCGGCCAGCCTGTTCATGGCCATTTCCAAAACACTGACCGGAACGCTGACACGACGACAAACCGACCTCGGCAGCGCCGTGCGCGAACTAGGCAATGAGTTGAGCTGGAACAATTCGGAATATCTTTTTGTGACAGCCTTCATCGCCATACTGAATGTTAACTCGGGCGCCATGGAATATGTCTGCGCAGGTCATGACGCCCCGCTCGTTCTGCATGATGGTGCACTAACGCGTATCGATACCACCCAATCCGGCCCCCCCCTGTGTGCGGCGGATGACTACTTTTATGTTGCAGATCGACTGCAACTGGAACCCGGCGACCGGATATGCCTGTTCACCGATGGCTGCACGGAAGCATGGGACGGCTCAAACATGTTTGGCATGAAGGGTTTGCAGGCGGCTTTCCTCGCTAGCCGAACCAGCAATATCCAAACTGCCACCTGCGAACTACGCGATAGCGTCCGCCATTTTGAAGCAGGCCATCCGCCATCGGATGACCTGACCATACTGTTGCTGGAATGGAACGGATACCCGCTTAACGCACGTTGATTTCAACCCGTCGATTTTTTGGCTCATCGACCTCGTCATCAGTGGCTACCAACGGGTCTCGTTCTCCCCGACCAACGGCCTCCATTTTGCTCGCAGGCACCCCGGATTCGATCAAAAGATCACGCAGACCTTCAGCACGCATTTTTGATAGCCTGTCGTTTTCGTCAACACTGCCGACGCGGTCGGTATGGCCGATCACCATGACTTCGGAGGCCGGGCGCTGGGCAATTTCCTGACGAATACTGACGAGTGCTTCCCGGGATTCCGGCGTCAGCGTATTGCCACCAGCCTCGAAATACAGCACGTAACTTCGCGGACGCATCGGTTGCGCGCCAAGTGCCTGCGCAAACCGCTCCTGCACCTCTTCCACTGACGATTGATAGGCCTTGTTGCTATCGATGCTGCGTTTCACCGCGGCATACGGTTGATTCAACAAGACCTCGCCTGCGGCATCGCGGACAACAACGGCACTCTTGTGTCCATCGGCTGACGGCAAAAGAATAATCCGCTCGCTGGCACAACCGCCAAGCATCAGCATAGCGGCAAGGGAAAGGGGTAAAACGGAACTACTCATCGCTGCTCCCCGCCACTTCAATCACAAACTCTGTGCCACGCACCCCCAGCACCGAGGTAGGCGTATGGAAATCGACCGACTCCGGTGTCCGCTTGGCGATGCGCCCGGAAGCCACGGACAACGTACCCTTGCGAACGCCAATGGAGATATTGCCATCCTGAGTCGTGTCGCTAAAGGCGAATTTGTCGATGACGATCAATGAATTCGGGCCGGCTGAGAGCAAGGTGTTGTCACGCAATGTGATCCCTACCGAGCCATCGGAACCAGTGCGGATACGATCAGAAACCTCAATTGCAATGCCTACCTCGCC encodes:
- a CDS encoding STAS domain-containing protein; this encodes MNLPTREQAGVLIVSVSGRIDHITSEEFTQALDPLLDHCAESQPSLLLDFSGVDYISSAGLRVLMMASRRSKVQKGTFAIAALQPMVQEVFAISRFNLIVPCYASVESACKVIGS
- a CDS encoding MBL fold metallo-hydrolase, whose translation is MKQVIFWGTRGSLPVSLSHRDVREKIVAALTAANGKTFKNREALDEFVNNLPFSVAGTFGGNSSCVEIVGDGPEHFICDMGSGARPLGQAKIARFGVPNPQTYHIFISHLHWDHLMGFPYFAPMYIPGNRIVVHGCHSHLAQAIRQQMQAPNFPVDYSQAGATIEFDLMKPDETRYIAGLNITPTLQRHAGDSYGFRFESLDRTVVYSTDSEHTLDNSAEYEKFRQFFDKADLVVFDAMYSLAEAVSVKADWGHSSNIVGVELCQAASVKRLALFHHEPVHDDKQLARLAIETRRLEQITRGGHAPLDIISAYDGLTINL
- a CDS encoding CHASE2 domain-containing protein — translated: MAGLPLALIRAGHGRALPFLLLIVGATLLYFIEQTPLLSIREALFDQYQRTMPRARDSEPVIVVGIDSQSLVKYGQWPWSRDIVAQLVDRVQAGRPLAIGIDIVFSERDRYSPALLGALIPGLSQNDLAALPDPDELLAKALAGPPTVLAVVGLSKPLPGSTQPARPLPEFIQNTRLTQAVPQYLGALTSLPILEMAAAGEGVINASPSVLQSNSEHGVLRQVPTFAFINQLPFLSLPLEMVRLALGEGGQVVPENGPHGMSAIRIGDYRLPTQANGELLLHFGRASSNYYLSAADVLAGVHPPELFASRFVIIGFNSTGQQDRIVTPLGESLPGVDIHAQVVESLLSGQALKRPYWMPYAEMATLLLGGLILIATTPVLRPRYAVFSFGALSLLIVAGGYLAFYVGEWVFDGSSQALLLSPVFISLLGNTLVAADARRKNAELQLQNSREEAARISGELDAARRIQMGLLPNPATIFAGEQRFAIGALLEPASAIGGDYYDCFMLDEQRLCLAIGDVSGKGVPASLFMAISKTLTGTLTRRQTDLGSAVRELGNELSWNNSEYLFVTAFIAILNVNSGAMEYVCAGHDAPLVLHDGALTRIDTTQSGPPLCAADDYFYVADRLQLEPGDRICLFTDGCTEAWDGSNMFGMKGLQAAFLASRTSNIQTATCELRDSVRHFEAGHPPSDDLTILLLEWNGYPLNAR
- a CDS encoding OmpA family protein; amino-acid sequence: MSSSVLPLSLAAMLMLGGCASERIILLPSADGHKSAVVVRDAAGEVLLNQPYAAVKRSIDSNKAYQSSVEEVQERFAQALGAQPMRPRSYVLYFEAGGNTLTPESREALVSIRQEIAQRPASEVMVIGHTDRVGSVDENDRLSKMRAEGLRDLLIESGVPASKMEAVGRGERDPLVATDDEVDEPKNRRVEINVR
- a CDS encoding FecR domain-containing protein — protein: MIKSHWAAVCVLLFSLFSLSAYGADSAGMIKVAKGLVSIERDGKKMMGEVGIAIEVSDRIRTGSDGSVGITLRDNTLLSAGPNSLIVIDKFAFSDTTQDGNISIGVRKGTLSVASGRIAKRTPESVDFHTPTSVLGVRGTEFVIEVAGSSDE